TTTCTCTCTTCCCAGATCTTCTGCCATTCTTCGCAAATTTCCCTGAAATCGCGCATCTAAAAACCTCCATCATCCAGCTTTTTAATTCGTTCTAGATGGCGGAGATCTCTGAAACTGCCATTTCGAGAGCCTCATCCAGTTTTTCAATCTTAGTTCCACCTCCTTGGGCGAAATCTTTTCTTCCGCCCCCACCGCCGATCACCGCCGAGATTTTGCTCATAATTTTTCCACAATCAACGCCTTTCTCAACAGCTCCTCTTCCAGCCATCATGACAATTTTGGCGGAACCCTCCGCCGCACTCCCGAGCACGACTACCGCGTTCTCATTCTCCTTTACGATTTTTTCGCAGGTCTTAATCAGTTCCCCGACCCCCACGTCATCAACTCTCGCTTTGAAAACGCTCAACTCTCCGATTCTAACACATCTTGACTTAAGCCAATCGGCAAGCATATTCCCAATCTTTTCCTCCATTCTCTGAATTTTCTTCCTCAGTTCCTTAACCTCTCCAAAGAGTTTTTCCACAGCTTCAGAAACATTTTCCTTGTGTGCGCCTAGCAACTCCGAGATTTTTGAGATTTCGTTTTCCCTTTCTCTGATTATCTTGAGAGCGGCTTCTCCAGCAGCGAACTCCAATCTCTCGATCCCATCCTGAATACGTTCAACTCCAAGTATCTTTAGAAGACCAACTTCTCCTGTGCTCTCACAGTGTGTTCCGGCGCATGCTTGAACGTTCCATCCCTCGATTTCCACGACCCTAAGTTTTTTCCCGGGAACCACACCTCCTTGATAAAGCTCGAATCCATATTTGCTCTCGGCATCATTTCTATTCATCCAGCTGGCGATAACTCTTCTGTTTTCAAAAATCACATCATTGCAGAGTTTTTCGATTTTCTCAATCTCCTCCGGCGTGATCCGCCTGAAATGTGAGATGTCAAGCCTAGATCTGTCCGTACCCTTCTGCGCCCCCTGTTGCCAGACGTGCTCTCCAAGCACTCTCTTCAGGGCCCCGAGCAATATGTGCGTCGCTGTGTGATGGATCATCAGAGATTTTCTCCTCTGCCAATTGATCCTACCAATGACTGCTTCTCCGGCTCTGAAATTGGGGGGTTCAACTCTGTGTAGCACAATTTCTCCGACTTTTACGACTTCTTTCACCCTCGCCTCGGTTTTCTTTCCAATCAACTCTCCCATATCCGACGGTTGTCCGCCTCCTTCGGGATAAAAAGCGGTTCTGTCGAGCACAACGTATTCTCCAATGACCTTCCTCACCCTAGCTCGAAACTCGGAAATCTTTGGATGATCGTAGAAAATAAGCTTTGTCGGCTTCAGTCCTTTTAGCTCAGATTTATCGACTGGAGAAACGCTTGTAGGAACATGTCTAGCCTTAGAATGAGCCTTAGCAACCTTTATATAGAAATCCTCAGGTACCTCGACCTTTACACCAGCTTTCTCGGCGATCTCCTTGACATTCTCCGGCGGCAATCCATGACTATCGTAAAGCATTATCAACTGTTCTTCGGTCAAAACCCTCTCTTTCATCTCCACGAGCATTCTTTCGAGTAGTTTCACACCTTTCTCCAGAGATTCCATATACTTCTTTTCCTCAACCTCCACAACCTGCAAGATGTAATTTCTTTTTTCCCAAATTTCCGGGAACCATGGTGCCAACTCTGATATCATGATGTCCACGAGCTCCGAGAGGGGGGCAGTGATTCCCAATCCCCTAACCATTCTTATCGTCCTTCTGAGAACGAGTCTGGCCAAATATCCCTCCCTAACATTGCTCGGAGTTATTCCATCGGCGAACATGAAACACAGGCATCTGAGATGATCAGCGACAGCGTAAATAGATTCAATTGGCTCAAGTATTCTCTGCAACTCCCCCTCATCGATCCCGATTCGTTCTGCAACCTTTGCTCTGAGCGTGCGCAGATCTCTTCCGCTCTCTATGTCGATGATTCCGGCCATCTTCGAATTCTCTCGCAAAATGTGTTCAGGAGGCATCTTGACGCCAGCCATTTGTCTTATCCTTTCCACCAACTCGCCAAAAATGGCGTCATACCCAGTTGGAGTCCCCTGAGAAATCCAAACAAGCCTTTCCATTCCGTAACCTGTATCCACAACCTTTATCGGTAGCTTTCTATAATTTCCAGCTTCTCCAGCATACCTCATGAAAACAAGTGTGGCAACCTCTAAGCCTCTGACGTTAACCTCAAAGTCTTCTCCGGCGTTTCCACCACCCTCCCAGAAACTCTCTATATATGTGATTTCCTCCGGTTTGATTCGCAGACTCCTCGTTAGGAATTCGTGGCAGAATTCTACAGTTTCATGGTTCCAGTAAATCTCTTTCTTGGGATAGTTGAATGCGTGATGTCCACCCATAAAAAAGAGCGTGAAATGTCTTCCAGATCTGCCTACATTGTCTATATCCTTTAATCTTATGCTCGGCTGGCTTATCACGAGAGGATTCGCTGGTGGTGGTACAAGTCCGCTCGTCACCCAAGGCTGGAACCCGGCTATTGAAGCGATAGTTAAAAAGATGTCGTCCCTCCATCTAGCGACAACGGGATACCTTTTTACAACTGAATGCCCGCGCTTCTCGAAGAATTTAAGAAAAACCTCCTCCATCTCGTGCAACGTGTAGCGCCTTTTTGTCGGTGGATCTCCGATAAACGAGTACTCCACGCAAGGCGTATCTCCGCAGGTCTCTCTGGCCGGATCA
This region of Candidatus Hadarchaeales archaeon genomic DNA includes:
- the alaS gene encoding alanine--tRNA ligase, whose protein sequence is MQEIYNVRLFREEGFVRKKCSGCGRFFWTLDPARETCGDTPCVEYSFIGDPPTKRRYTLHEMEEVFLKFFEKRGHSVVKRYPVVARWRDDIFLTIASIAGFQPWVTSGLVPPPANPLVISQPSIRLKDIDNVGRSGRHFTLFFMGGHHAFNYPKKEIYWNHETVEFCHEFLTRSLRIKPEEITYIESFWEGGGNAGEDFEVNVRGLEVATLVFMRYAGEAGNYRKLPIKVVDTGYGMERLVWISQGTPTGYDAIFGELVERIRQMAGVKMPPEHILRENSKMAGIIDIESGRDLRTLRAKVAERIGIDEGELQRILEPIESIYAVADHLRCLCFMFADGITPSNVREGYLARLVLRRTIRMVRGLGITAPLSELVDIMISELAPWFPEIWEKRNYILQVVEVEEKKYMESLEKGVKLLERMLVEMKERVLTEEQLIMLYDSHGLPPENVKEIAEKAGVKVEVPEDFYIKVAKAHSKARHVPTSVSPVDKSELKGLKPTKLIFYDHPKISEFRARVRKVIGEYVVLDRTAFYPEGGGQPSDMGELIGKKTEARVKEVVKVGEIVLHRVEPPNFRAGEAVIGRINWQRRKSLMIHHTATHILLGALKRVLGEHVWQQGAQKGTDRSRLDISHFRRITPEEIEKIEKLCNDVIFENRRVIASWMNRNDAESKYGFELYQGGVVPGKKLRVVEIEGWNVQACAGTHCESTGEVGLLKILGVERIQDGIERLEFAAGEAALKIIRERENEISKISELLGAHKENVSEAVEKLFGEVKELRKKIQRMEEKIGNMLADWLKSRCVRIGELSVFKARVDDVGVGELIKTCEKIVKENENAVVVLGSAAEGSAKIVMMAGRGAVEKGVDCGKIMSKISAVIGGGGGRKDFAQGGGTKIEKLDEALEMAVSEISAI